The following coding sequences are from one Prionailurus viverrinus isolate Anna chromosome D2, UM_Priviv_1.0, whole genome shotgun sequence window:
- the LOC125147524 gene encoding interferon-induced protein with tetratricopeptide repeats 5-like isoform X2: MPKDPLKAILLELECHFTWNLLKEDILFDVENTIGQQLEFLTTESRLTLYNLLAYVKHLKGQNEDALACLEQAEDITWREHPDKEEIRRLVTWGNYAWVYYHMDQLKEAQRHLDKIGAVCKKRSSPSDYKLESPEIECEKGWAFLKFGGKYYQKAKAAFEKALEAEPDNPEFSIGYAITVYRLDDGNRGGPARSLSLGPLRKAVTLNPDNAYMKVLLALKLQDVHAEAEGERHIEEILDQIASQPYVLRYAAKFYRRKKSWDEALGLLKKGLKATPTSSFLHHQMGLCYRAQMIQIKKDTCNRPKGEDKLRVDRLIAMALSHFKAAVERDSTFAFAYTDLANMYAAGGQYSKAEDVFQKALHLENITDDHRHQIHYYYGRFQEFHCKSESTAIHHYVEALKLRDRSLLRTKLTSALKKLAVKRLSHDASDVQSLCALGFVYKLEGEKRQAAEFYARAQGIDPENAESLAALCELRLCI; encoded by the coding sequence ATGCCTAAGGACCCCCTGAAGGCCATTCTGTTAGAGTTGGAATGTCACTTTACGTGGAATTTACTTAAGGAAGACATTCTGTTTGATGTGGAAAATACAATCGGGCAGCAGCTTGAGTTTCTCACCACAGAATCCAGACTCACTCTTTACAACCTATTGGCCTATGTGAAACACCTAAAAGGGCAAAATGAAGATGCCCTGGCGTGCTTGGAACAAGCAGAAGACATAACCTGGAGAGAACACCCGGACAAAGAAGAAATACGGCGTCTGGTCACTTGGGGAAACTATGCCTGGGTGTACTATCACATGGACCAGCTTAAGGAGGCACAGAGGCATTTAGACAAGATAGGGGCCGTCTGCAAGAAACGGTCCAGTCCTTCTGACTACAAGTTGGAGAGTCCTGAGATTGAATGTGAAAAAGGGTGGGCATTCTTGAAATTTGGAGGAAAGTATTACCAGAAGGCTAAAGCGGCTTTTGAGAAGGCTCTGGAAGCGGAACCTGACAATCCAGAATTCAGCATTGGCTACGCCATCACGGTGTATCGGCTGGATGACGGTAACAGAGGAGGGCCTGCAAGGAGCTTGTCTCTGGGCCCGCTGAGGAAGGCTGTCACCCTGAACCCAGATAACGCCTACATGAAGGTTTTACTGGCGCTGAAGCTTCAAGATGTACATGCAGAAGCTGAAGGGGAAAGGCACATTGAAGAAATCCTGGACCAGATAGCTTCCCAACCTTACGTCCTTCGTTATGCAGCCAAATTCTACAGGAGAAAAAAGTCCTGGGACGAAGCTCTTGGACTTTTGAAAAAGGGCTTGAAGGCGACGCCCACGTCCTCGTTCCTGCATCACCAGATGGGACTCTGCTATAGGGCACAAATGATCCAGATCAAGAAGGACACGTGCAACAGGCCTAAAGGGGAGGATAAACTGAGAGTCGACAGGCTTATTGCGATGGCTCTCTCTCATTTCAAAGCAGCTGTGGAACGAGACTCCACGTTTGCGTTTGCCTACACGGACCTGGCCAACATGTACGCCGCGGGAGGCCAGTATAGCAAGGCCGAAGACGTTTTCCAGAAAGCCCTTCACCTGGAGAACATAACTGATGATCACAGACATCAGATCCACTATTACTATGGCCGCTTTCAGGAATTTCACTGTAAATCAGAAAGTACTGCCATCCACCATTATGTAGAGGCCTTGAAGCTTAGAGACCGGTCACTCCTCCGGACCAAACTAACAAGTGCTCTGAAGAAATTGGCTGTCAAGAGACTTAGTCACGACGCTTCAGATGTGCAGAGTTTATGTGCCCTGGGGTTTGTTTACAAgctggagggagaaaagaggcaagCTGCTGAGTTCTATGCTCGGGCCCAGGGGATAGACCCAGAAAATGCAGAGTCCCTTGCTGCTCTCTGTGAGCTCAGACTTTGTATTTAA
- the LOC125147521 gene encoding zinc finger protein 248-like — protein MNRSQEQVSFKDVCVDFTQEEWYLLDPAQKILYRDVILENYSHLVSVGYRFTKPEVVFKIEQGEEPWILEAGFPSHCHQEDWKVDDLIESSQDNEDEHFWQLAFTANKTLNIDSGARVRKTFNLGTDSVPSRNFPYKICDSCEMSLKNISGLIISRKSYSGKKPDEFNVYEKLLLDIRHEKTPPGGKSYKYNQKRNVLHHSHDLSQPIFDQPSEYNENGQAFHEEAAFFTNKKIQIGETLCKYNACGRTFIHSLELSLSQRTHLEMEPYECSLCGKSFYTDLRLGHQRTLTGETPYEYDEYGQTFCDDSTFIIHQGTYARKIPHDYKVSHKTWEKSALFKHQIVHMGKKPYEHHENRNNFSKKSHLTQLRRAHSGEKTFECGECGKTFWEKSNLTQHQRTHTGEKPYECTECGKSFCQKPHLTNHQRTHTGEKPYACKQCGKTFCVKSNLTEHQRTHTGEKPYECNTCGKSFCHRSALTVHQRTHTGEKPFICNECGKSFCVKSNLIVHQRTHTGEKPYKCNECGKTFCEKSALTKHQRTHTGEKPYECNGCGKTFSQRSVLTKHQRIHTRVKALSTS, from the exons GAACAAGTGTCATTCAAAGATGTATGTGTGGACTTCACTCAGGAAGAGTGGTATCTGCTGGATCCTGCTCAGAAGATACTATACAGAGATGTGATTCTAGAAAATTACAGCCACCTTGTCTCAGtag GATATCGCTTTACTAAGCCAGAAGTGGTCTTCAAGATAGAGCAAGGAGAGGAGCCCTGGATATTAGAGGCAGGATTCCCAAGCCACTGCCACCAAG aaGACTGGAAAGTTGATGACCTGATAGAGAGCAGCCAGGACAATGAAGACGAACATTTTTGGCAACTTGCTTTTACCgccaacaaaacattaaatatagaTAGTGGTGCTAGAGTAAGAAAAACTTTCAATCTGGGCACAGATTCTGTTCCTTCAAGAAACTTTCCATATAAGATATGTGACTCGTGCGAAAtgagtttgaaaaatatttcaggcTTAATTATTAGTAGAAAGAGCTATTCTGGAAAGAAGCCTGATGAGTTTAATGTATATGAGAAATTGCTCCTTGACATCAGGCATGAGAAAACTCCTCCTGGAGGGAAATCTTATAAATATAATCAAAAAAGGAATGTGCTCCATCATAGTCACGATCTCAGTCAGCCAATTTTTGATCAGCCTTCTGAGTATAATGAAAATGGACAAGCCTTCCATGAGGAAGCGGCATTTTTCACAAACAAGAAAATACAGATAGGAGAGACGCTCTGTAAATACAATGCATGTGGAAGAACCTTCATCCACAGTTTAGAACTCAGTTTATCTCAGAGAACTCATTTGGAGATGGAGCCATATGAATGCAGTCTTTGTGGGAAGTCCTTCTATACCGATTTAAGATTGGGACACCAGAGAACTCTTACAGGGGAGACTCCTTATGAATATGACGAATATGGGCAAACCTTCTGTGATGACTCAACTTTCATTATCCATCAGGGAACCTATGCAAGAAAGATTCCCCACGACTATAAAGTGAGTCATAAAACGTGGGAAAAGTCAGCCCTCTTTAAACATCAGATAGTACACATGGGCAAAAAACCTTATGAGCACCATGAAAATAGGAATAACTTCAGCAAGAAGTCCCATCTCACCCAACTTCGAAGAGCTCACTCAGGAGAAAAAACCTTCGAATGTGGTGAATGTGGGAAAACATTCTGGGAGAAGTCAAACCTCACTCAGCATCAAAgaacacacacaggagagaaaccctatgaatgtactGAATGTGGGAAATCATTTTGTCAGAAACCACACCTTACCAACCATCAGCGaacacacacaggagaaaaaCCCTACGCATGTAAGCAGTGTGGAAAAACGTTCTGCGTAAAGTCAAACCTCACAGAACATCAGAGAACACACACCGGGGAAAAACCGTATGAATGTAATACGTGTGGGAAATCTTTCTGCCACAGGTCAGCCCTAACTGTACATCAGAgaacacacacaggagagaaaccctttatatgtaatgaatgtgggaaatccttcTGTGTGAAGTCAAACCTCATTGTACATCAAAGAACTCACACAGGGGAGAAACCCTATAAATGTAATGAGTGTGGGAAAACCTTCTGTGAAAAATCAGCTCTCACTAaacatcagagaactcacacaggagagaaaccctatgagtgTAACGGATGTGGGAAAACCTTTAGTCAGAGGTCAGTACTGACgaaacatcagagaattcacacgAGGGTGAAAGCTCTTTCAACATCCTGA
- the LOC125147524 gene encoding interferon-induced protein with tetratricopeptide repeats 5-like isoform X1, with protein sequence MRSPQPPWAGPVCKPLEQKRMCISLCPQAGACEMPKDPLKAILLELECHFTWNLLKEDILFDVENTIGQQLEFLTTESRLTLYNLLAYVKHLKGQNEDALACLEQAEDITWREHPDKEEIRRLVTWGNYAWVYYHMDQLKEAQRHLDKIGAVCKKRSSPSDYKLESPEIECEKGWAFLKFGGKYYQKAKAAFEKALEAEPDNPEFSIGYAITVYRLDDGNRGGPARSLSLGPLRKAVTLNPDNAYMKVLLALKLQDVHAEAEGERHIEEILDQIASQPYVLRYAAKFYRRKKSWDEALGLLKKGLKATPTSSFLHHQMGLCYRAQMIQIKKDTCNRPKGEDKLRVDRLIAMALSHFKAAVERDSTFAFAYTDLANMYAAGGQYSKAEDVFQKALHLENITDDHRHQIHYYYGRFQEFHCKSESTAIHHYVEALKLRDRSLLRTKLTSALKKLAVKRLSHDASDVQSLCALGFVYKLEGEKRQAAEFYARAQGIDPENAESLAALCELRLCI encoded by the exons ATGCGGTCTCCTCAGCCTCCTTGGGCTGGGCCGGTGTGTAAACCTCTGGAGCAGAAGCGGATGTGCATTTCACTCTGCCCACAGGCAGGGGCCTG TGAAATGCCTAAGGACCCCCTGAAGGCCATTCTGTTAGAGTTGGAATGTCACTTTACGTGGAATTTACTTAAGGAAGACATTCTGTTTGATGTGGAAAATACAATCGGGCAGCAGCTTGAGTTTCTCACCACAGAATCCAGACTCACTCTTTACAACCTATTGGCCTATGTGAAACACCTAAAAGGGCAAAATGAAGATGCCCTGGCGTGCTTGGAACAAGCAGAAGACATAACCTGGAGAGAACACCCGGACAAAGAAGAAATACGGCGTCTGGTCACTTGGGGAAACTATGCCTGGGTGTACTATCACATGGACCAGCTTAAGGAGGCACAGAGGCATTTAGACAAGATAGGGGCCGTCTGCAAGAAACGGTCCAGTCCTTCTGACTACAAGTTGGAGAGTCCTGAGATTGAATGTGAAAAAGGGTGGGCATTCTTGAAATTTGGAGGAAAGTATTACCAGAAGGCTAAAGCGGCTTTTGAGAAGGCTCTGGAAGCGGAACCTGACAATCCAGAATTCAGCATTGGCTACGCCATCACGGTGTATCGGCTGGATGACGGTAACAGAGGAGGGCCTGCAAGGAGCTTGTCTCTGGGCCCGCTGAGGAAGGCTGTCACCCTGAACCCAGATAACGCCTACATGAAGGTTTTACTGGCGCTGAAGCTTCAAGATGTACATGCAGAAGCTGAAGGGGAAAGGCACATTGAAGAAATCCTGGACCAGATAGCTTCCCAACCTTACGTCCTTCGTTATGCAGCCAAATTCTACAGGAGAAAAAAGTCCTGGGACGAAGCTCTTGGACTTTTGAAAAAGGGCTTGAAGGCGACGCCCACGTCCTCGTTCCTGCATCACCAGATGGGACTCTGCTATAGGGCACAAATGATCCAGATCAAGAAGGACACGTGCAACAGGCCTAAAGGGGAGGATAAACTGAGAGTCGACAGGCTTATTGCGATGGCTCTCTCTCATTTCAAAGCAGCTGTGGAACGAGACTCCACGTTTGCGTTTGCCTACACGGACCTGGCCAACATGTACGCCGCGGGAGGCCAGTATAGCAAGGCCGAAGACGTTTTCCAGAAAGCCCTTCACCTGGAGAACATAACTGATGATCACAGACATCAGATCCACTATTACTATGGCCGCTTTCAGGAATTTCACTGTAAATCAGAAAGTACTGCCATCCACCATTATGTAGAGGCCTTGAAGCTTAGAGACCGGTCACTCCTCCGGACCAAACTAACAAGTGCTCTGAAGAAATTGGCTGTCAAGAGACTTAGTCACGACGCTTCAGATGTGCAGAGTTTATGTGCCCTGGGGTTTGTTTACAAgctggagggagaaaagaggcaagCTGCTGAGTTCTATGCTCGGGCCCAGGGGATAGACCCAGAAAATGCAGAGTCCCTTGCTGCTCTCTGTGAGCTCAGACTTTGTATTTAA